One region of Vibrio cidicii genomic DNA includes:
- a CDS encoding methyl-accepting chemotaxis protein produces MSLTIRKRLYILSIVPVVTIALGMMWFTYLKTVAFNEQQFSVTHENMMRMKQEELKNYIQMAESAVQPLLKKNAPLSEALPILKEIQYGDSGYIFGYDSKGTRVFLGKSDKGVGENFLNLQDQKGNYLIKDLLKNAKQGQFTTYYFPKPGQNTPLPKLSYSVYIPQWDLMIGTGFYTDDIDATVNEMKENAHQALQDTLTAIGLFCVVIAVLVGIFAVFVNRSIMRPLELFDQSIRSFASGDADLTARMEPFTVPEFTQLSKNFNQFVASLQNIIHRVSEVGQEVVSETNNMTGRATQVDEIAAGQREETEQVATAMTEMTTTATEISNNANQAAQAARYAEDNANEAETIVNSAASSVRDLAGEVSKANQVISRLEDDVKNISSSLEVIQDIAEQTNLLALNAAIEAARAGEQGRGFAVVADEVRKLASRTQDSTGEIHQMINQLKSASDAAVKAMDASQARGEHTVKEANAAAEALLKIKSSIGTIMDMNSLIATATEEQSIVGQEISQRIVVISDQSSQSADLANQNRAGSQSLNHKAHELYDLVGRFTV; encoded by the coding sequence ATGAGTTTGACCATAAGAAAAAGACTGTACATTTTGTCAATAGTGCCGGTTGTCACCATTGCATTGGGCATGATGTGGTTTACCTATCTCAAAACCGTCGCGTTTAATGAGCAACAGTTCAGTGTTACCCACGAGAACATGATGCGTATGAAGCAAGAGGAACTAAAAAACTACATACAAATGGCTGAATCCGCAGTTCAACCATTATTGAAAAAAAACGCCCCGCTCTCTGAAGCGTTGCCGATTTTAAAAGAGATACAGTACGGTGATTCCGGCTACATCTTTGGCTACGACTCCAAAGGTACACGGGTTTTTCTTGGTAAAAGCGATAAAGGAGTAGGCGAAAACTTTCTGAATTTGCAAGATCAGAAAGGCAACTACTTGATTAAAGATCTGTTAAAAAACGCCAAACAGGGGCAATTTACCACTTACTATTTCCCAAAACCTGGGCAAAACACGCCACTGCCTAAGCTCAGTTACTCGGTGTACATTCCACAATGGGATCTGATGATTGGTACCGGTTTTTACACGGACGACATTGATGCCACCGTTAACGAGATGAAGGAAAATGCCCATCAAGCTTTGCAAGACACACTCACTGCCATAGGGCTCTTTTGTGTTGTGATTGCTGTACTGGTAGGGATTTTCGCCGTGTTTGTTAACCGTAGCATCATGCGGCCGTTGGAGCTGTTTGACCAATCTATCCGCTCGTTTGCCAGCGGCGATGCCGATTTAACCGCGCGTATGGAACCGTTCACCGTTCCTGAGTTCACGCAACTGAGCAAAAACTTTAACCAGTTTGTTGCCAGTTTGCAGAACATCATTCACCGCGTAAGTGAAGTTGGGCAAGAGGTCGTCAGTGAAACCAACAACATGACAGGGCGCGCAACCCAAGTTGATGAAATCGCCGCAGGCCAGCGGGAAGAAACCGAGCAAGTGGCCACGGCAATGACCGAGATGACCACCACGGCGACCGAAATATCAAACAATGCTAATCAAGCAGCGCAAGCCGCTCGCTATGCAGAAGACAATGCCAACGAGGCCGAAACCATCGTCAACTCGGCCGCCTCTTCAGTGCGCGATCTCGCAGGTGAAGTCTCCAAAGCAAATCAGGTTATCTCACGCCTAGAAGATGATGTGAAAAACATCTCATCATCGCTGGAAGTGATTCAAGACATTGCCGAGCAAACCAACCTGTTGGCGCTGAATGCGGCTATCGAAGCTGCGCGTGCTGGTGAGCAAGGACGCGGTTTTGCCGTAGTGGCCGATGAAGTGCGCAAATTAGCCAGCCGCACTCAAGACAGTACCGGCGAGATCCATCAGATGATTAATCAGCTCAAGTCGGCTTCCGATGCAGCAGTGAAAGCGATGGACGCCAGCCAAGCCCGTGGGGAGCATACCGTGAAAGAGGCCAATGCGGCTGCAGAAGCGCTGCTTAAGATCAAATCCTCGATTGGCACAATCATGGACATGAACTCGCTTATCGCCACCGCGACCGAGGAACAGAGCATTGTTGGACAGGAAATCTCCCAACGGATTGTGGTTATCTCCGATCAAAGCAGCCAATCTGCCGATCTGGCGAACCAAAACCGAGCGGGTAGTCAGAGCTTGAACCACAAAGCCCATGAGCTGTATGACTTAGTCGGTCGATTCACCGTATAA
- a CDS encoding LytTR family DNA-binding domain-containing protein, with protein sequence MQQSYRAIIVDDEPLLRHHLNKSLADVWPTLEIVALADDGEQALHAIEQHQPDVVFLDIRMPVMDGLQVAKQLHGKQGAPLVVFITAYDDYAIRAFEQNAVDYLLKPISAARLQKSCQRVEQRLHERAGKTQSDPSLSALLNQLQQLSTPLRTPQYLQWIKAQLAEEIHLIAVSDVLYFKAEEKYVSVFAAQGGEAMQEYLIRTSLKELLAQLDPEQFWQIHRSCVVQVSKIEKVKKDFSGHMFVHIGKTQLPVSRASQSLFKGM encoded by the coding sequence ATGCAACAAAGCTATCGCGCGATCATCGTGGATGATGAGCCGCTGCTGCGACACCATTTGAACAAAAGCCTCGCCGATGTATGGCCAACGCTGGAGATAGTCGCATTGGCTGACGATGGTGAACAAGCGCTGCACGCCATTGAGCAGCATCAGCCGGACGTGGTGTTTCTCGACATTCGCATGCCAGTGATGGATGGGTTACAAGTGGCGAAGCAGCTACACGGCAAACAAGGTGCGCCGCTGGTGGTGTTTATCACCGCGTACGATGATTACGCAATTCGCGCTTTTGAACAAAATGCCGTGGATTATCTCCTCAAGCCAATTTCGGCGGCGAGATTGCAAAAGAGTTGTCAGCGGGTTGAGCAGCGTTTGCATGAGCGCGCAGGGAAAACACAAAGTGATCCCTCGCTCTCTGCCTTGTTGAATCAGTTGCAACAACTTTCGACGCCATTACGCACACCACAGTATTTGCAGTGGATCAAGGCGCAACTGGCCGAAGAGATCCATCTGATTGCGGTTTCGGATGTGCTCTATTTCAAAGCGGAAGAGAAGTACGTCTCCGTTTTTGCCGCGCAAGGGGGGGAGGCGATGCAAGAGTATTTGATTCGCACTTCGTTAAAGGAGTTGCTGGCGCAGCTCGACCCAGAGCAGTTCTGGCAAATCCATCGTTCTTGTGTGGTGCAGGTGAGTAAAATTGAAAAGGTGAAGAAGGACTTCAGCGGACATATGTTTGTACATATCGGCAAAACACAACTGCCGGTAAGCCGCGCGTCACAAAGTTTGTTTAAAGGAATGTAA
- a CDS encoding sensor histidine kinase, translating to MFVANVANENSWQKSFIVTSLFCLFVSLLTLSVWGGPYYIHLFISLGFGYSALFFSWLIVHLFPEVPRRAEVLLSLTACLLFGILNARFWVSDYMGMSDMVPVGLMGLLFSGMCYFYFHSKEQQMRALHELEVIKREKAEQEQALLLSQLKQMQSQIEPHFLFNTLANISALMSQDIDKARLMLESLTAMMRATLSNCREEHTTIADEVALIEAYLAIQHIRLGDRLRYRIQVEPGLEHVSIPPLMLQPLVENAILHGIEPLKTGGEIEVTIDTFDQALQICVKDTGAGLGSSSTHVGSGVGLNNLKQRVETLFAGRGQVSIVENKPQGVIVRLSWPLALTEKKE from the coding sequence ATGTTTGTCGCTAATGTTGCTAATGAAAACAGTTGGCAGAAAAGTTTCATCGTGACATCGCTTTTCTGCCTGTTCGTCTCGCTGTTGACGTTGTCTGTGTGGGGCGGGCCTTACTATATCCATCTGTTCATCAGCTTAGGGTTTGGTTATTCAGCGCTGTTTTTTTCTTGGCTGATTGTACATCTGTTCCCTGAGGTGCCTCGCCGGGCGGAAGTATTGCTCTCACTCACCGCTTGCTTGCTGTTTGGTATTCTCAATGCCCGTTTTTGGGTGAGTGACTACATGGGCATGTCAGATATGGTGCCCGTTGGCTTGATGGGGTTACTTTTCAGTGGCATGTGTTATTTTTATTTTCACTCTAAAGAGCAGCAAATGAGAGCGTTGCATGAGCTAGAAGTGATCAAAAGAGAAAAAGCGGAGCAAGAACAAGCGCTATTACTTAGCCAGCTCAAACAAATGCAGAGCCAAATTGAGCCGCATTTCCTTTTCAATACGCTGGCTAATATCAGCGCTTTAATGTCGCAAGACATCGACAAAGCGCGGCTGATGCTGGAAAGTTTAACCGCCATGATGCGGGCGACGCTGAGTAATTGCCGTGAAGAACACACCACGATTGCCGATGAAGTCGCGCTGATTGAGGCGTATCTCGCCATCCAACATATCCGTTTGGGCGATCGTCTGCGCTATCGAATCCAGGTAGAGCCCGGTTTAGAGCACGTCAGCATTCCGCCGTTGATGCTGCAACCTTTGGTTGAGAACGCTATTTTGCATGGGATTGAACCGCTCAAAACGGGCGGCGAGATTGAGGTGACGATCGACACGTTCGATCAGGCATTGCAGATTTGCGTAAAAGACACCGGGGCAGGGCTCGGTTCAAGTTCGACGCATGTGGGTTCCGGTGTCGGATTGAATAACCTTAAGCAACGGGTAGAGACTTTGTTTGCTGGGCGTGGTCAGGTCAGCATCGTTGAGAACAAGCCGCAAGGTGTGATTGTACGCTTGAGCTGGCCGTTAGCGTTGACAGAGAAAAAAGAGTAG
- a CDS encoding outer membrane lipoprotein-sorting protein produces the protein MAATAPSPEQVAQMLQRADDYRLKEEAARVISLVSLYQEGELDKTREYHVYTRANRESLVIFKSAVEAGQKMLMLQDNYWLQMPKSRRPIRITPMQKLLGEASVGDISTLTWSDDYQGQWQAQETLTLSDGQSLNTHRLALTALTSGASYQHIDLWIAQEDDFPIKADLYLRSGKLAKQAWFERGVQQGVSRVVSMTLLDRIQPAKKTVIEYQDIQPWALEDKFYNPSYLIKADVSQW, from the coding sequence ATGGCCGCCACCGCACCATCGCCTGAACAAGTGGCGCAAATGCTTCAGCGCGCCGACGACTATCGACTGAAAGAAGAGGCGGCGCGAGTGATCTCACTGGTCAGTCTCTATCAAGAGGGGGAGTTGGATAAAACCCGCGAGTATCACGTGTACACCCGCGCGAACCGCGAATCTCTGGTGATCTTCAAATCGGCGGTTGAAGCGGGGCAGAAGATGCTGATGCTACAAGATAACTACTGGTTGCAAATGCCGAAAAGCCGCCGTCCGATCCGCATTACGCCGATGCAAAAACTGCTTGGCGAAGCCTCGGTGGGCGACATTTCGACCCTGACTTGGAGTGACGATTATCAAGGCCAGTGGCAAGCACAAGAGACACTCACTTTGTCTGATGGTCAATCGCTGAACACACACAGGTTGGCTTTAACCGCGCTCACCAGCGGCGCCAGCTATCAGCATATCGATCTTTGGATCGCGCAAGAGGATGACTTTCCCATCAAAGCGGATCTCTATCTGCGTTCCGGGAAACTCGCCAAGCAAGCGTGGTTTGAGCGCGGCGTTCAGCAAGGTGTTAGCCGCGTTGTCTCGATGACTTTGCTTGACCGCATCCAGCCCGCGAAAAAAACCGTGATTGAGTATCAAGATATTCAGCCATGGGCTTTGGAGGATAAGTTTTACAACCCGAGCTACCTCATCAAAGCGGATGTCAGCCAATGGTAA
- a CDS encoding ABC transporter permease translates to MARCLPDSLRIALLNLQRNRRRSALSASIIAIAVFALGSAGGFGLYTYDSLKESTARDTGHLTISTPGYFEKEEEMPLSNGLSNADSLMRDLMGLDSVRGVQPRIDFTGLVSNGSKSTIFAGIGVNEREFDMKGPFLDVRQGKTLSDPSSVRYDPSEPEVMLATDLARNLHVSIGDWVTLLATTTDGALNAYDFKVRGIYSTGVPELDKRQLYLHIDSAQSLLGSDRVSTLSVFLFETAKTETVGQMLTKRLASQEQALQITPWQERAFFYLKVKDLYDRIFGIMGAVMALVVFVALFNTMTMSVTERTREIGTLSALGSYPNEIIGGFLREAGLIGLIGSVVGALACAALCALLMVVDVQMPPPPGRTDGYPLSIYFSWPLVLSATLGVVGICLLAAYLSARKGVKKPITEALIYV, encoded by the coding sequence ATCGCACGCTGTTTGCCTGATTCGCTACGTATTGCGTTGCTCAATTTGCAGCGCAATCGTCGTCGCAGCGCACTCTCAGCCAGCATTATCGCCATCGCGGTGTTTGCGCTAGGCAGTGCGGGCGGTTTTGGCCTGTACACCTACGACAGCCTCAAAGAGTCAACCGCTAGAGATACTGGTCATTTGACCATCAGTACGCCTGGCTACTTCGAAAAAGAAGAAGAGATGCCGCTGAGCAACGGCTTAAGCAATGCCGACTCTTTGATGCGTGATCTCATGGGTCTAGATTCGGTCCGTGGTGTGCAGCCGCGCATCGATTTTACCGGATTGGTGTCGAATGGCAGCAAGTCGACCATTTTTGCTGGTATTGGCGTGAATGAGCGTGAGTTTGATATGAAAGGGCCGTTTTTGGATGTGCGCCAAGGAAAAACTTTGTCTGATCCAAGCTCTGTACGCTATGACCCGAGCGAACCGGAAGTGATGTTGGCGACCGATCTGGCGCGCAACTTACACGTCAGTATCGGGGATTGGGTAACATTGCTGGCCACCACCACCGATGGTGCGCTTAACGCTTATGATTTTAAAGTCCGTGGCATCTACTCAACCGGTGTACCTGAACTGGATAAGCGCCAGTTGTATCTGCACATTGACAGTGCGCAATCGCTGCTGGGCAGCGATAGAGTAAGCACTCTCTCCGTATTTCTGTTTGAGACGGCGAAAACCGAGACAGTCGGGCAAATGTTGACCAAGCGACTCGCTAGCCAAGAACAAGCATTGCAAATCACTCCTTGGCAAGAGCGGGCCTTCTTCTACCTCAAAGTGAAAGATCTTTATGATCGCATTTTTGGCATCATGGGCGCGGTGATGGCGCTGGTGGTGTTTGTCGCACTGTTTAATACCATGACCATGTCGGTGACCGAACGCACGCGAGAAATTGGCACCTTGTCAGCACTGGGCAGCTATCCCAATGAAATTATTGGTGGCTTTTTACGTGAAGCGGGATTAATTGGCCTGATTGGCAGTGTGGTCGGCGCGCTGGCTTGCGCTGCGCTTTGTGCTCTTTTGATGGTGGTGGATGTGCAGATGCCACCGCCACCGGGCCGAACCGATGGCTACCCGCTCTCCATCTACTTCTCTTGGCCGCTGGTGTTGAGTGCAACGCTCGGCGTGGTGGGGATCTGTCTCCTTGCCGCTTACCTCTCTGCCCGTAAAGGGGTGAAAAAACCGATCACGGAGGCGCTAATTTATGTCTAA
- a CDS encoding YebC/PmpR family DNA-binding transcriptional regulator — MGRSFEVRKASMAKTAGAKIKVYSKYGKEIYMCAKNGGSDPDMNLSLRHLITKAKKDQVPSHVIEKAIDKANGGGGEDYQPARYEGFGPGGISVIVDCLTDNGNRTFQDVRQCFVKTGAKIGTPGVVAHMFDHQAVFQFKGEDEEAILEALMMADCDVTDIELEDGVITIYAPNTEFFKVKTALNTEYPDLVIDVEEITFVPQKLQPCAGRRRRKIPEIPRHAG, encoded by the coding sequence ATGGGAAGAAGTTTTGAAGTGCGCAAAGCCTCAATGGCGAAAACAGCAGGCGCAAAAATTAAAGTTTACTCCAAATACGGTAAAGAAATTTACATGTGTGCGAAAAATGGTGGTTCAGATCCAGACATGAACCTGTCTCTTCGCCACCTGATCACTAAAGCGAAAAAAGACCAAGTACCGTCGCACGTTATCGAGAAAGCGATCGACAAAGCAAACGGCGGTGGTGGTGAAGATTACCAACCTGCACGTTACGAAGGTTTTGGCCCTGGTGGCATTAGCGTGATCGTTGACTGTCTAACAGACAACGGCAATCGTACTTTCCAAGATGTTCGTCAGTGCTTTGTGAAGACTGGTGCAAAAATCGGTACTCCTGGTGTGGTTGCACACATGTTCGATCACCAAGCGGTATTCCAGTTCAAAGGCGAAGACGAAGAAGCGATTCTTGAAGCGCTGATGATGGCCGATTGCGATGTGACCGATATCGAACTTGAAGACGGCGTGATCACCATTTACGCACCAAATACCGAGTTTTTCAAAGTGAAAACCGCGTTGAATACAGAGTACCCTGATCTGGTTATCGACGTTGAAGAGATCACTTTCGTTCCACAGAAACTACAGCCCTGTGCCGGAAGAAGACGCAGAAAAATTCCAGAAATTCCTCGACATGCTGGATGA
- a CDS encoding DUF3283 family protein, producing the protein MSFNLSLLAPDEKNKVELDKQASFLVWRMKEAKCGPEAIIERANKITDPREKAFFEQSIEKYKRAMRVA; encoded by the coding sequence ATGTCGTTTAATCTTTCACTGTTGGCGCCGGATGAAAAGAACAAAGTTGAGTTAGATAAGCAGGCTTCGTTCTTGGTCTGGAGAATGAAAGAAGCGAAATGTGGTCCAGAGGCGATCATTGAGCGTGCCAATAAAATCACTGATCCGCGTGAAAAGGCATTTTTTGAGCAATCAATTGAAAAATACAAACGAGCAATGAGAGTGGCATGA
- a CDS encoding transcriptional regulator — MTLTFWLTSISDWYQQRKYDQRRELETILFSAPDAVFGPDLTDDQSKAIACWLDGCLRLFQHYRYQNPPHAFEFLLYAAGKFELVGCDCHTDVEIRAWCLKRLQHITVLSLEFCAEQNDQTAWLVKANSIIDGHVKLMESLAWNEPRKHDQVIWH; from the coding sequence ATGACATTGACTTTCTGGCTAACCAGCATTTCTGACTGGTATCAACAGCGAAAATATGATCAAAGACGTGAGTTGGAAACGATCCTCTTCTCTGCACCTGACGCCGTATTTGGCCCTGATCTCACCGATGATCAAAGTAAAGCGATCGCTTGTTGGTTAGATGGGTGCTTGCGACTTTTCCAACACTATCGTTATCAAAATCCGCCTCACGCTTTTGAGTTCCTACTGTATGCAGCCGGCAAGTTCGAGCTGGTGGGATGTGATTGTCATACCGATGTCGAGATCCGCGCTTGGTGTCTCAAGCGTTTACAACATATCACGGTCCTTAGCTTAGAGTTTTGTGCAGAGCAAAACGATCAAACGGCTTGGTTAGTCAAAGCCAACAGTATTATTGACGGCCATGTGAAACTGATGGAATCACTTGCTTGGAATGAACCTCGAAAGCATGATCAAGTGATTTGGCATTGA